From Selenomonas sp. AB3002, one genomic window encodes:
- a CDS encoding PBECR4 domain-containing protein, which produces MTDLQDLQQYYEKTLCDRVFRYSLTNGTVLDVIFYREAFCHLLGIQHITKNRRFIGKSGYDRIQSGKMTVSTLKSINRAGFGKVKHRMEYFSLIGHLMEHGDLFRFYPERTGRTRIQATFLIHHEQQKLYLHLFLECRCDRKRSLP; this is translated from the coding sequence ATGACAGATTTACAAGATTTACAGCAATATTACGAAAAGACCTTGTGTGACAGGGTATTTCGGTATAGCCTGACCAATGGCACAGTACTAGATGTCATCTTCTACCGTGAAGCCTTTTGCCACCTGCTCGGCATACAACACATAACTAAGAACCGCCGATTCATTGGCAAAAGCGGCTATGACCGCATCCAGTCCGGCAAAATGACTGTGAGCACGTTAAAAAGCATAAACCGTGCTGGTTTTGGCAAAGTCAAGCATCGCATGGAGTATTTCTCACTGATAGGACATCTGATGGAGCATGGCGATTTGTTCCGCTTCTACCCTGAAAGGACTGGAAGGACACGCATTCAGGCCACCTTCCTTATCCATCATGAACAACAAAAGCTATACCTGCACCTGTTCCTGGAATGTCGCTGTGATAGAAAACGGAGTCTGCCATAA
- a CDS encoding PC4/YdbC family ssDNA-binding protein, translating to MPKEKSELKFEIANELGIISEGTKGWRFEFNRVIWNGRDPKYDIRTWGPNHEKMGKGITLSEEELRKLKELIDREIHLLDEE from the coding sequence ATGCCAAAAGAGAAAAGTGAATTGAAATTTGAAATAGCAAATGAATTAGGGATCATTTCGGAAGGAACAAAAGGTTGGCGCTTTGAATTTAATCGAGTGATATGGAATGGAAGAGATCCTAAGTACGATATTCGTACTTGGGGGCCTAATCATGAGAAAATGGGCAAGGGGATAACTTTATCAGAAGAAGAATTAAGGAAATTAAAAGAGCTTATCGATAGAGAAATTCATTTGTTGGATGAAGAATAA
- a CDS encoding AAA domain-containing protein — MQNSKNGKRNDVTQTEISARVTSLFKYIQELNKLKQKTILNVKDYRWQLWCSDLPDDPDNIKLIYQDRMDEESVVMDDEQDNILLAVHKEDFKSCPMPPESLTEWLKNDGWKDYRNNIEYFDEKVVKEIDPDTGEEIEKTITFDEDFKRTQDAKKWDGIRNPWVADQERIAGNRTIFDKIYSEYYALKRDGESEEVILANGIFCDALNPAVCHPILTRRVKFGFDADSNTVFIKDTDIEPELYTDVLKALNDVNLQELNSLQETLAENDYHPLDRNDMPGFLKVLIRQLSSNSLYSDNGVPDNWKQQNRFLLYNAPCFIIRKRQDGTVRAIEKIIEAIESGGEIPKTLIDLVSGGKADAPSEEKEYSIEDQLAMVGGESVDVLLSKEANREQMEIAQRIENYNAVLVQGPPGTGKTHTIANLLGHFIAQGKSVLVTSHTTKALDVLKDKIASGLQNLCVSLLDDSNKDMETSVEGITSFMSQHSSNSLKKEMETIGEERKSIISGLAKVRKNIFMSIQKECAAITYQGESLTPTEAAKYVAMNQEKLDYIPGVVKADSALPLTFDELVDLYRSNEIITDTDAAELSYDLPSPSELLTITEFEELCHNLASVEAHLESINKSGKLYAKASVEQQYIQFQMFGRNFSIAYPIKGALKALKDYCKQYGEIMPWQQAVVVDGKAGGGFKTRWESLIQQIDVTNDLSARLAGKGLGKEVVFAEGIFADDLLEPLKEAKGFFVENGKLPFMFSIFHKTCDKALKSVRVSGKVPSSSEDCELAILTIELRAARNTCNNFWKELLVPYGVSEFQMLGPQPERVAIQYTNLIRRYLNWTITDYTVFSKLLKEVGFPEDDVCGISEFDSEQTALTKRLTAIYESIPLCCDVCMDVCSLSVYKNKLEQMSQIVTKENRVNSDILQNIYHAITTRDIERYGSSLGQLVTVYDKYNVLFKRNDYLKRLRPYAPDWAEAINKREGIHGESLVRSDIMDAWKWRQLSMLIEELTSTPLSEYQAESRRMSKAYRKITAEYAEKSGWYRLLLKTEKDLDLKQALQGWRVLVKKIGKGTGKRAPALKAKARQLMSKCQNAVPAWIMPIHKAMENLNPAKNIFDVVIVDEASQSDISSLAILYMGKKLIIVGDDKQVSPMAVGIDVDKMVNLRQMYLSQDIPNAMMYDAQTSIYDIAMTTYHPLMLKEHFRCVPEIIGYSNWLSYNGKILPLRSASSSKLLPAVVNYRVADGMRSGKGKINEAEANAIVALMKACMEQPEYEGKSFGVISLLGTDQARLIEKLINQDEDIDARKREERRILCGDSSNFQGDERDVIFLSMVDSPEVPAEPLSLRNFGVQDSIRKRYNVAASRARDQLWVINSLDHNVDLQAGDIRKGLIEYALDPHNFVVRKDTVTSLADSEFEIQVVMALKTRGYHIVQQWEVGAYRIDMVAVYGDKKVAIECDGDRYHSSPAQVRNDMERQTILERIGWTFIRIRGSEYFRQPDKTIERVVGELDSLGIQPESTEELSAYTENGAELLERVKHRAELFLHLELEEEEDNIATSMDKESSTVEDDAVCKEDKSIVEEVGLNDVSIDKFDESTPQITYDNQSMVPVRSVAEKNSELSVQTSLFSDVMEQYPVCLQEAVELLIKYQYQVIDKSQDMNVLWVIATKDAATDLANILGENYTMTWNKRGMIQTDNKSFFSIRSK, encoded by the coding sequence ATGCAGAATAGTAAAAATGGAAAAAGAAACGATGTAACACAAACGGAAATTTCTGCTCGTGTGACATCGTTATTCAAATATATCCAAGAACTGAATAAATTAAAGCAGAAAACAATTTTGAATGTCAAAGATTATCGTTGGCAGCTATGGTGCTCTGATTTGCCAGATGATCCGGATAATATCAAACTGATTTATCAAGATCGAATGGATGAAGAAAGTGTTGTTATGGATGATGAGCAGGATAATATACTGCTTGCAGTTCATAAAGAAGATTTTAAATCTTGCCCAATGCCGCCTGAAAGCTTAACGGAATGGTTGAAGAATGATGGCTGGAAGGATTATCGTAATAATATAGAATATTTTGACGAAAAAGTTGTGAAGGAAATAGATCCTGATACTGGGGAAGAGATTGAAAAGACTATTACCTTTGATGAGGATTTCAAAAGGACTCAAGATGCTAAAAAATGGGATGGAATTCGTAATCCATGGGTAGCAGATCAAGAACGTATTGCTGGAAATCGTACTATCTTTGACAAGATTTATAGCGAATACTATGCCTTGAAACGTGATGGTGAATCTGAGGAAGTGATTTTGGCAAATGGCATTTTTTGCGATGCACTTAATCCAGCTGTGTGTCATCCTATCTTGACACGTCGTGTCAAATTCGGTTTTGATGCAGACAGTAATACCGTATTTATAAAGGATACGGATATTGAGCCTGAGCTTTATACAGACGTGCTGAAGGCACTGAATGATGTAAATCTGCAGGAACTCAATTCTTTACAGGAAACACTGGCAGAAAATGATTATCATCCATTGGATCGTAATGATATGCCAGGATTTTTGAAGGTTTTGATTCGTCAGCTGTCATCGAACAGTCTTTATTCGGATAATGGTGTTCCGGATAACTGGAAACAGCAAAATCGTTTTCTCCTCTACAATGCACCCTGCTTTATTATCCGAAAAAGGCAGGATGGAACTGTCAGGGCAATTGAGAAAATTATCGAGGCTATTGAATCAGGGGGAGAGATTCCGAAAACTTTGATTGATCTTGTTAGCGGTGGCAAGGCGGATGCACCTTCTGAAGAAAAGGAATACTCCATCGAAGATCAACTGGCAATGGTAGGAGGCGAAAGTGTCGATGTACTGCTTAGCAAAGAAGCTAATCGCGAGCAGATGGAAATTGCTCAACGTATAGAGAACTATAATGCAGTCTTAGTTCAAGGACCTCCTGGCACAGGCAAGACACATACTATCGCCAATCTGCTGGGACATTTCATAGCTCAGGGGAAGAGTGTGCTTGTTACCAGCCATACAACAAAGGCACTGGATGTGCTTAAAGATAAAATAGCGTCAGGTCTGCAGAATCTTTGTGTCTCTTTACTAGATGATTCAAATAAAGACATGGAGACATCTGTTGAAGGTATTACAAGCTTCATGTCTCAGCATTCCTCAAACAGTCTCAAAAAAGAAATGGAGACCATTGGTGAGGAACGTAAAAGTATCATCTCTGGACTGGCAAAAGTCAGAAAAAACATTTTCATGAGCATTCAAAAAGAATGCGCGGCCATTACATATCAAGGAGAAAGTCTTACTCCAACTGAAGCTGCGAAATATGTGGCCATGAATCAAGAGAAGCTGGATTATATTCCTGGCGTCGTTAAGGCAGATTCTGCCCTTCCGTTGACTTTTGATGAGCTGGTTGATTTATATCGCAGTAACGAGATTATAACAGATACGGATGCTGCAGAGTTGAGCTATGATTTGCCTTCGCCGAGTGAATTATTGACGATAACAGAGTTTGAAGAGCTATGTCATAACTTAGCAAGTGTGGAAGCTCATCTGGAATCTATCAATAAAAGTGGAAAGCTGTATGCTAAAGCATCAGTAGAACAACAATACATTCAGTTTCAGATGTTTGGCCGGAACTTTTCTATTGCTTATCCAATTAAGGGCGCTCTTAAGGCACTGAAAGATTACTGCAAGCAGTATGGAGAAATAATGCCTTGGCAGCAGGCGGTCGTTGTTGATGGCAAAGCAGGTGGAGGTTTTAAGACTCGTTGGGAAAGTCTTATCCAGCAAATTGATGTGACCAATGACTTAAGTGCCAGATTAGCAGGTAAAGGTTTAGGTAAGGAGGTTGTTTTTGCTGAAGGCATATTTGCAGATGACTTATTAGAACCACTAAAGGAAGCTAAAGGATTTTTTGTCGAGAATGGCAAGCTGCCATTTATGTTTTCTATTTTTCATAAGACTTGTGATAAGGCATTGAAGTCAGTAAGAGTGTCTGGTAAGGTTCCGTCATCTAGTGAAGACTGCGAACTGGCAATCCTGACAATCGAACTTCGTGCTGCACGAAATACGTGTAACAATTTTTGGAAAGAACTTCTGGTACCGTATGGGGTTTCGGAGTTTCAAATGTTGGGGCCACAGCCGGAACGAGTTGCCATTCAGTATACGAATTTAATCAGAAGATATCTGAATTGGACTATTACGGATTATACTGTTTTCAGTAAATTACTGAAAGAAGTCGGTTTCCCTGAAGATGATGTGTGCGGAATCTCAGAATTCGATTCAGAACAGACTGCATTAACTAAACGATTGACAGCTATCTATGAATCCATTCCATTATGCTGTGATGTGTGTATGGATGTTTGTTCCTTGTCGGTATATAAAAATAAATTGGAACAGATGTCGCAGATTGTGACGAAGGAAAACCGTGTGAATAGCGATATCCTACAGAATATATACCATGCCATAACTACTAGGGATATTGAACGCTACGGATCTTCTTTAGGACAATTGGTTACAGTCTATGATAAGTATAATGTATTGTTTAAACGCAACGATTATCTGAAAAGGTTGCGTCCTTATGCTCCGGACTGGGCTGAGGCTATCAATAAACGTGAAGGTATTCATGGTGAATCTTTGGTGCGTAGTGATATCATGGACGCTTGGAAATGGCGTCAGTTATCTATGCTCATTGAAGAGCTTACTTCGACTCCGCTCAGTGAATATCAGGCGGAGAGTAGGAGAATGAGTAAGGCTTATCGGAAGATTACAGCCGAATATGCTGAGAAGTCTGGATGGTATCGACTGCTTTTGAAGACAGAAAAGGATTTAGACTTGAAGCAGGCATTGCAAGGATGGCGTGTTTTGGTTAAGAAAATCGGTAAAGGAACTGGTAAAAGAGCTCCTGCACTGAAAGCTAAGGCAAGGCAGTTGATGAGTAAATGCCAAAATGCCGTTCCTGCTTGGATTATGCCTATCCACAAGGCTATGGAGAACCTGAATCCAGCCAAGAATATTTTTGATGTCGTTATCGTAGATGAGGCTAGCCAGTCAGATATCTCATCGTTGGCAATACTCTATATGGGCAAGAAACTTATCATTGTTGGCGATGATAAACAGGTTAGTCCGATGGCAGTAGGTATTGATGTTGACAAGATGGTAAATCTGCGACAGATGTATCTTTCTCAGGATATTCCAAACGCTATGATGTATGATGCTCAGACTTCAATTTATGATATTGCCATGACAACGTATCATCCACTGATGCTGAAGGAACACTTCCGCTGTGTACCGGAAATCATTGGTTACAGTAACTGGCTTTCGTATAATGGGAAAATACTACCATTGAGATCAGCCAGCAGCAGCAAGTTATTGCCTGCTGTAGTGAACTATCGTGTGGCAGATGGTATGCGTAGTGGAAAAGGCAAAATCAATGAAGCAGAGGCTAATGCTATCGTTGCATTGATGAAGGCTTGTATGGAGCAGCCGGAGTATGAGGGAAAGAGCTTTGGTGTCATTTCCCTTTTAGGTACAGATCAAGCTAGGTTAATCGAAAAACTCATCAATCAGGATGAAGATATTGATGCCAGGAAAAGAGAAGAAAGACGTATTCTATGTGGGGACTCTTCTAATTTCCAGGGCGATGAACGCGATGTTATCTTCTTAAGCATGGTAGATAGTCCGGAGGTTCCTGCGGAACCATTATCTCTCCGGAATTTTGGCGTTCAAGATTCCATCCGTAAACGCTATAATGTAGCTGCAAGTCGTGCCAGAGATCAGCTTTGGGTGATCAATTCGCTAGACCATAATGTGGATCTTCAAGCTGGAGATATTCGTAAGGGGTTGATTGAGTACGCACTGGATCCCCATAATTTTGTGGTTCGGAAGGACACCGTAACTTCGCTAGCGGATTCTGAGTTTGAAATCCAGGTTGTAATGGCTTTGAAGACTCGCGGATATCATATTGTACAGCAATGGGAAGTCGGTGCCTATCGGATCGATATGGTTGCTGTCTATGGAGATAAAAAGGTTGCCATTGAATGTGATGGAGACAGATATCATAGCTCTCCGGCTCAAGTTCGCAATGATATGGAACGTCAGACTATCTTGGAACGTATTGGCTGGACATTTATCCGCATCCGTGGAAGTGAATACTTCAGACAGCCGGATAAGACGATAGAACGTGTTGTGGGAGAACTGGATTCTTTAGGCATACAGCCTGAATCAACTGAAGAATTATCCGCTTATACGGAAAATGGGGCAGAGCTACTTGAACGTGTAAAGCATAGAGCTGAGCTTTTCTTACATCTGGAATTAGAAGAGGAAGAAGATAATATTGCTACTAGTATGGATAAAGAATCCTCTACTGTAGAAGATGATGCTGTATGTAAAGAAGATAAATCGATTGTAGAGGAGGTTGGTCTAAATGATGTATCAATAGATAAATTTGATGAATCAACGCCCCAAATAACCTATGATAATCAAAGTATGGTTCCTGTCAGAAGTGTTGCAGAAAAAAATAGTGAATTATCTGTGCAGACCAGTTTGTTTTCAGATGTAATGGAACAGTATCCTGTATGCTTGCAAGAAGCAGTTGAGTTACTGATAAAGTACCAGTATCAAGTAATTGATAAGAGCCAAGATATGAATGTGCTGTGGGTCATAGCAACAAAAGATGCTGCTACTGATTTAGCAAATATTTTAGGCGAAAATTACACTATGACATGGAACAAACGTGGCATGATACAGACGGATAATAAATCATTTTTTAGTATAAGGAGCAAATAA
- a CDS encoding carboxymuconolactone decarboxylase family protein: protein MQSAKKNGVTREEMAEVITQLGFYAGWPKAWVAFNLAKEVYNESVKDTLAGDKFDLETIRQTSLFPVGGENVNYAQYFDGKSYLNMLSLDQVIIGNVTFEPGCRTHWHIHHADKGGGQMLLVTAGRGWYQEWGQPTRELMPGDVVHIPAGIRHWHGAAKDSAFQHIAIEVPGENTRNEWCEPVDEKEYMDLP from the coding sequence TTGCAGTCGGCCAAGAAGAACGGTGTCACCCGTGAGGAAATGGCCGAGGTCATCACCCAGCTTGGTTTCTACGCTGGCTGGCCCAAGGCCTGGGTGGCCTTCAATCTGGCCAAGGAAGTGTATAACGAGTCAGTGAAGGACACGCTTGCAGGCGATAAATTTGATTTGGAAACTATCAGGCAGACCAGCCTATTCCCCGTGGGAGGCGAAAATGTCAACTATGCCCAGTATTTTGACGGCAAGAGCTATCTGAATATGCTTTCCCTTGACCAGGTCATCATAGGCAATGTGACTTTCGAGCCTGGCTGCCGCACTCACTGGCATATCCATCACGCCGACAAGGGCGGCGGACAGATGCTCCTTGTCACCGCAGGCCGGGGCTGGTATCAGGAATGGGGCCAGCCCACGCGGGAACTGATGCCCGGCGATGTGGTGCATATCCCTGCAGGCATCAGGCACTGGCATGGAGCCGCCAAGGATTCCGCCTTCCAGCACATCGCCATCGAAGTGCCGGGGGAGAATACCAGGAACGAATGGTGCGAGCCGGTGGATGAGAAGGAATACATGGACCTGCCATAA
- a CDS encoding alpha/beta hydrolase, whose product MLTELVIYIHGKGGTAEEAEHYRALFPEAEVLGFDYQSRTPWEAEAEFQAYYDKVAAGHGPVHVIANSIGAFFAMCALSGKKIHQAFFISPIADMEKLILNMMSWAKVTEAELREKKEIATDFGEKLSWEYLNYVRQNPIKWTVPTHVLYGANDHLMPREVIAGFVEKIGGTLTVMEGGEHWFHTEEQMAFLDKWIMEHRE is encoded by the coding sequence ATGCTGACGGAGTTGGTCATATACATTCATGGCAAGGGTGGAACTGCTGAGGAAGCGGAGCATTACAGGGCACTGTTTCCTGAGGCGGAGGTGCTGGGCTTTGATTATCAGTCCCGGACACCATGGGAGGCAGAGGCGGAATTTCAGGCCTATTATGATAAAGTGGCGGCAGGCCATGGGCCTGTTCATGTTATCGCCAACAGCATAGGGGCTTTCTTTGCCATGTGCGCTCTGAGCGGGAAGAAAATCCACCAGGCGTTCTTCATATCTCCCATAGCAGATATGGAAAAACTCATTTTGAATATGATGTCCTGGGCGAAGGTGACAGAGGCAGAGCTGCGGGAGAAGAAGGAGATTGCGACAGATTTTGGCGAAAAACTGTCCTGGGAGTACCTAAATTATGTGCGCCAGAATCCAATCAAGTGGACTGTGCCCACCCATGTGCTGTACGGCGCGAACGACCATCTGATGCCAAGGGAAGTCATCGCCGGTTTCGTGGAGAAGATTGGCGGTACGCTTACCGTGATGGAAGGCGGCGAGCATTGGTTCCACACGGAGGAGCAGATGGCCTTTCTGGATAAGTGGATCATGGAACATAGAGAATAA
- a CDS encoding type II toxin-antitoxin system HicB family antitoxin, protein MSSTMRYKGYIGSVEFSESDGVFYGKVLGIHSLISYEGENAADLVADFHGAVDEYLAMCQEDGVAPETAYKGSFNVRITPQLHEKLAIYAQDQGISLNRLVEAALQAYKPLEGGVC, encoded by the coding sequence ATGAGTAGTACTATGCGCTATAAGGGCTATATTGGCTCAGTGGAGTTTTCGGAAAGTGACGGCGTATTCTATGGCAAAGTGCTGGGCATACATTCCCTTATATCCTATGAGGGGGAAAATGCGGCAGACTTGGTGGCTGATTTTCATGGAGCTGTGGACGAATACCTGGCTATGTGCCAGGAGGATGGCGTGGCCCCGGAAACAGCCTACAAGGGCAGCTTCAATGTGCGCATAACGCCTCAGCTCCATGAGAAGCTGGCAATTTATGCACAGGATCAGGGCATAAGCCTGAACAGGCTGGTTGAAGCAGCTTTGCAGGCGTATAAACCCTTGGAGGGTGGAGTATGCTGA
- a CDS encoding type II toxin-antitoxin system HicA family toxin, whose translation MGKKDKLIERLKSKPKDFTFAETESLLECLGYVRNDKGRTSGSRIAFKNPQHKTIMLHKPHPRKELLEYQVKELIRTLDEEGLL comes from the coding sequence ATGGGCAAGAAAGATAAGCTGATTGAGCGGCTTAAATCAAAGCCGAAGGATTTTACCTTTGCGGAAACAGAGTCATTGCTTGAATGCCTTGGTTATGTGCGAAATGACAAGGGGAGGACGAGCGGCTCCAGAATAGCTTTCAAGAATCCGCAGCATAAGACAATCATGCTGCACAAGCCGCATCCACGCAAGGAATTGCTGGAATATCAGGTCAAGGAACTCATTAGGACATTAGACGAGGAGGGGCTGCTATGA
- a CDS encoding Rpn family recombination-promoting nuclease/putative transposase: protein MADFRINRTNDAVFKAIFAKYPKITLALINAFLEFQGTEQLTDIEFIDRELDPDEYEGKESRLDILGRTASGTKVNIEMQVNAVLAMGERSLFYWARNYADLKRGEKYDQLNRTIAINILGFNLFDEAKYPDMHSCFGIYDIKTKCQLTDKLEIHFLELLKFKSKSVKDMTRMEKWAAYFSPATTDEELAEIAASEEAIREAMEVEDVFTIDEVAKRSYEKAEKFRRDQAAQLEYAEKKGEEKGIKAMIITLKELNVDKATTADKLMARFGLQPKVAQGYVEANW from the coding sequence ATGGCAGATTTTCGCATCAACCGCACCAATGATGCAGTATTCAAAGCAATCTTTGCAAAATACCCCAAGATAACCCTGGCCCTTATCAATGCTTTCCTTGAGTTTCAGGGTACGGAACAATTGACGGACATTGAGTTCATTGACCGGGAACTTGATCCTGACGAGTACGAGGGCAAGGAATCCCGCCTTGACATATTGGGGCGCACCGCCTCCGGCACGAAAGTCAATATCGAAATGCAGGTCAACGCTGTCCTGGCCATGGGGGAGCGTTCCCTGTTCTACTGGGCGCGGAATTACGCTGACCTCAAGCGTGGGGAGAAATATGATCAGCTAAACCGCACCATAGCCATCAATATCCTGGGCTTCAACCTTTTCGATGAAGCAAAGTACCCGGATATGCACAGCTGCTTTGGCATCTATGACATCAAGACCAAGTGCCAGCTGACGGACAAGCTGGAAATACATTTCCTTGAGCTTTTGAAATTCAAGAGCAAAAGCGTGAAAGACATGACTCGCATGGAAAAATGGGCGGCCTACTTCTCTCCTGCCACCACCGATGAAGAACTGGCGGAGATTGCCGCAAGCGAAGAAGCAATACGGGAAGCGATGGAGGTGGAAGACGTGTTCACCATAGACGAAGTGGCAAAGAGGTCTTATGAGAAGGCCGAGAAATTCCGCCGCGATCAGGCGGCACAGCTGGAATATGCTGAAAAGAAGGGCGAGGAAAAAGGCATAAAGGCCATGATAATTACCTTGAAGGAACTCAATGTGGACAAGGCCACAACCGCAGACAAACTTATGGCCCGCTTCGGCCTCCAGCCCAAGGTGGCCCAAGGGTATGTAGAAGCCAACTGGTAA
- a CDS encoding MerR family transcriptional regulator — MTIKEVSEKYDVSPDTIRYYERIGLIPHVPRKENGIRDFDEQACGWVEFSKCMRSAGVQVEALIEYVELFFQEGTEAARKEILVEQRARLQEQYDQLKATMERLDYKIAHYEELLAKNCPSLK, encoded by the coding sequence ATGACCATCAAGGAAGTCAGCGAGAAATACGACGTCTCCCCCGATACCATCCGCTATTATGAGCGCATCGGCCTTATCCCCCATGTGCCCCGCAAGGAGAACGGCATCCGGGATTTTGATGAGCAGGCCTGCGGCTGGGTGGAGTTTTCCAAATGCATGCGCAGCGCCGGCGTGCAGGTGGAAGCCCTCATCGAATATGTGGAGCTGTTCTTCCAGGAAGGCACGGAAGCAGCCCGCAAGGAAATCCTGGTGGAGCAGCGCGCCCGCCTGCAGGAGCAGTACGACCAGCTCAAAGCCACCATGGAAAGGCTGGACTACAAGATTGCCCACTATGAGGAACTCCTGGCCAAGAATTGCCCCTCTCTCAAATGA
- a CDS encoding acyltransferase family protein gives MQADKGRRLYFLDNLKWFIIWLMVVFHAAMCYMAYAPEWWYVVDKADPSFGATAFVCWADVFIMPTMFFVSGYFGLRSLARYDLGSFWRGKLRRIIGPWLFGAVCIAPLVTYITLASRNSPMGFYEFYTTLFWGVFYQQAQYWYLGALTALYVLLMAACQAMPSLKERREAGVPGIAFFLGLFAVCAISIGLVSSYMHPDTWKYFAYILVLQPVRIVSYIAVFFAGAWAWKKRWFEAGGYCPSAGRWGLPFLLTGGIYLWQKLFLAAYGLEAWQLVWVGAVMQAAFTCTALFFLLGLFRQCFDSTNGILSELSSTSYAVYYLHMPVLFPVAWAFVGIGMGVGMKYLSVCVLTLGLCFLLGKYVLKRLPSF, from the coding sequence TTGCAAGCAGATAAGGGCAGACGACTATATTTCCTGGATAATCTGAAATGGTTCATCATCTGGCTCATGGTGGTGTTCCATGCAGCTATGTGCTACATGGCCTATGCACCGGAATGGTGGTATGTGGTGGACAAGGCTGACCCGTCCTTCGGGGCGACGGCCTTTGTGTGCTGGGCTGATGTCTTCATCATGCCCACCATGTTTTTCGTGTCGGGGTACTTTGGCCTGAGGTCACTGGCCCGCTATGACCTGGGGAGCTTCTGGCGGGGGAAGCTGAGGCGGATCATCGGGCCCTGGCTTTTCGGGGCTGTGTGCATAGCGCCCCTGGTGACTTATATCACTCTGGCCAGCCGCAATTCCCCCATGGGGTTCTATGAGTTCTACACCACCCTCTTTTGGGGCGTGTTCTACCAGCAGGCCCAGTATTGGTACCTTGGGGCCCTCACAGCCTTGTATGTGCTCCTGATGGCGGCCTGCCAGGCCATGCCTTCCCTGAAAGAGCGCAGGGAAGCCGGCGTGCCGGGAATAGCTTTCTTTCTGGGGCTGTTTGCTGTATGTGCCATAAGCATCGGCCTGGTCAGCTCCTATATGCACCCGGATACCTGGAAGTATTTCGCCTATATCTTGGTACTGCAGCCCGTGCGCATCGTGAGCTACATTGCCGTGTTCTTTGCCGGGGCCTGGGCCTGGAAGAAGCGCTGGTTTGAAGCAGGCGGGTACTGCCCGTCTGCAGGGCGGTGGGGTCTCCCCTTCCTGCTGACAGGAGGCATCTACCTGTGGCAGAAGCTTTTCCTGGCAGCCTATGGACTGGAAGCCTGGCAATTGGTCTGGGTGGGAGCAGTCATGCAGGCTGCCTTTACCTGCACGGCCCTGTTCTTCCTGCTGGGGCTGTTCAGGCAGTGCTTTGACAGCACCAATGGGATACTGTCAGAGCTCTCCTCCACCTCCTACGCCGTCTACTACCTGCACATGCCCGTGCTTTTCCCCGTAGCCTGGGCTTTTGTGGGGATAGGCATGGGAGTGGGCATGAAGTATCTAAGCGTCTGCGTGCTGACGCTGGGGCTGTGCTTCCTGCTGGGGAAATACGTGCTGAAGCGGCTGCCCAGCTTCTGA